A single window of Hymenobacter sp. APR13 DNA harbors:
- the mrdA gene encoding penicillin-binding protein 2 produces the protein MQYLEGRRFVVLAIFLAVALTFGGRLFYIQVLDGSYKLAADRNTLQRIVQVPYRGLIYDRKGQLLVQNMPVYDLMVVPREVKQLDTARFCQLLQLPLEEVRLGLQTARAYSRVKASPLVQNLSTPELAAIQDNLIDFPGFSIKARMARSYRTENMAHALGYVGAITPAFLEKEKYAKYLPGDFLGISGLESFYEPQLMGRRGVQYRMVNVRGIEKGSFRDGEYDTLSVAGQDLHTSIDIELQKYGEMLMQNKRGSIVALDPKTGEILAMVSAPGFEPSVLTGKGMGNRYMALLQDTAKPLFNRPLMATYPPGSVFKMVNELVALQMGVVTPNTPFDCNWKLVRCTHRHEYPHNVSIAIKNSCNPYFYQVMRAAVLRGRSTNRFEDARLGYSEWRRQVMTFGLGDKLGVDISQEKKGLIPTSDFYDKAYGFHRWNFRTIYSLAIGQGEMGVTGLQMANMLAIIANRGYYYTPHFVKGIGTGGPLPQYLQRHVTAVDPQYFESIVPGMQQVVDGRGGTGNNASLLDVGISVAGKTGTVQNRHGADHATFAAFAPAEDPKIAIAVFIENAGFGGSSAAPMAALMMEKYLRGDVAPWRKRWETWLQRPAESFIRKY, from the coding sequence TTGCAATACCTAGAAGGGCGCCGGTTTGTGGTGCTGGCTATTTTTCTGGCCGTAGCCCTCACGTTTGGGGGGCGGCTTTTCTACATTCAGGTGCTGGATGGCAGCTACAAGCTGGCCGCCGACCGCAACACGCTGCAGCGCATCGTGCAGGTGCCCTACCGCGGCCTCATCTACGACCGCAAGGGCCAGCTGCTGGTGCAGAATATGCCTGTGTACGACCTGATGGTGGTGCCACGCGAGGTGAAGCAGCTGGACACGGCCCGCTTCTGCCAGCTGCTGCAGCTGCCGCTGGAAGAGGTGCGCCTGGGTTTGCAGACGGCCCGCGCCTACTCCCGCGTGAAGGCCTCGCCGCTGGTGCAGAACCTGAGCACGCCCGAGCTGGCCGCCATCCAGGACAACCTCATCGACTTTCCGGGCTTCAGCATCAAGGCCCGCATGGCGCGCTCCTACCGCACCGAAAACATGGCCCACGCCCTGGGCTACGTGGGCGCCATCACGCCGGCGTTTCTGGAAAAGGAAAAGTACGCCAAGTACCTGCCCGGCGACTTTCTGGGCATTTCGGGGCTGGAGTCGTTTTATGAGCCGCAGCTGATGGGGCGGCGCGGCGTGCAGTACCGCATGGTGAACGTGCGCGGCATCGAGAAAGGCTCGTTCCGCGACGGCGAGTACGACACGCTGTCGGTGGCCGGGCAGGACCTGCACACCAGCATCGACATCGAGCTGCAGAAGTACGGCGAGATGCTGATGCAGAACAAGCGCGGCTCCATCGTGGCCCTCGACCCCAAGACCGGCGAAATCCTGGCCATGGTGTCGGCACCGGGCTTCGAGCCGTCGGTGCTGACCGGCAAGGGCATGGGCAACCGCTACATGGCCCTGCTGCAGGACACGGCCAAACCCCTGTTCAACCGCCCGCTGATGGCCACCTACCCGCCGGGTTCGGTGTTTAAGATGGTGAACGAGCTGGTGGCGCTGCAGATGGGCGTCGTGACGCCCAATACGCCGTTTGACTGCAACTGGAAGCTGGTGCGCTGCACCCACCGCCACGAGTACCCGCACAACGTCAGCATTGCCATCAAAAACAGCTGCAACCCCTATTTCTACCAGGTGATGCGGGCGGCCGTGCTGCGCGGGCGCTCCACCAACCGCTTCGAGGATGCCCGCCTGGGTTACAGCGAGTGGCGCCGGCAGGTGATGACCTTCGGGCTGGGCGACAAGCTGGGCGTGGACATCTCGCAGGAAAAGAAGGGCCTCATCCCGACTTCCGACTTCTACGACAAAGCCTACGGCTTCCACCGCTGGAACTTCCGCACCATCTACTCGCTCGCCATCGGGCAGGGCGAAATGGGCGTTACGGGGCTGCAGATGGCCAATATGCTGGCCATCATTGCCAACCGCGGCTACTACTACACGCCGCACTTTGTGAAGGGCATCGGTACGGGCGGCCCGCTGCCGCAGTACCTGCAGCGGCACGTCACGGCCGTCGATCCGCAGTACTTTGAATCCATTGTGCCGGGCATGCAGCAGGTAGTGGACGGCCGCGGCGGCACCGGCAACAATGCCTCGCTACTGGACGTGGGCATTTCGGTGGCCGGCAAAACGGGCACCGTGCAAAACCGCCACGGCGCCGACCACGCCACCTTCGCCGCCTTCGCGCCCGCCGAAGACCCCAAGATTGCCATTGCCGTATTCATCGAAAATGCCGGTTTCGGGGGCTCCTCCGCCGCCCCCATGGCCGCCCTGATGATGGAGAAATACCTGCGCGGTGACGTTGCCCCCTGGCGCAAGCGCTGGGAAACCTGGCTGCAGCGCCCCGCTGAAAGCTTTATCCGAAAATATTAA
- a CDS encoding rod shape-determining protein produces the protein MGFFNFLTSDIAIDLGTANTLIIHNDKIVVDEPSIIAKDRTTNKVIAVGRQAQQMHEKTHDNIKTIRPLKDGVIADFHAAEEMIKGMIKMIDTRTRLFQPSHRMVICIPSGITEVEKRAVRDSAEHAGAKEVWMIQEPMAAAIGIGIDVEQPVGSMIIDIGGGTTEIAVIALSGIVCDQSIKTAGDVFNQDILDYMRRQHNLLIGERSAERIKIEVGAALTELDVTPPDFEVRGRDLMTGIPKVIKVTSSEIAIALDKSVAKIEEAVLKALEISPPELSADIYENGIHLTGGGALLRGLDKRLAAKTKLPIHIAEDPLRAVVRGTGAAIKNIQAFRSVLLT, from the coding sequence ATGGGTTTCTTTAATTTCCTCACCAGCGATATTGCCATCGACCTGGGAACGGCCAATACGCTCATCATCCACAACGACAAAATCGTGGTGGACGAGCCGAGCATCATCGCCAAAGACCGCACAACCAATAAGGTAATTGCCGTGGGCCGGCAAGCGCAGCAAATGCACGAAAAGACCCACGACAATATCAAGACCATCCGCCCCCTGAAAGACGGTGTAATTGCCGACTTCCACGCCGCCGAGGAGATGATCAAGGGCATGATCAAGATGATTGACACCCGGACGCGGCTGTTTCAGCCGTCGCACCGCATGGTCATCTGCATTCCGTCGGGCATCACCGAGGTGGAGAAGCGCGCTGTGCGTGACTCCGCCGAGCACGCCGGCGCCAAGGAAGTCTGGATGATTCAGGAGCCCATGGCCGCCGCCATCGGCATCGGCATCGACGTGGAGCAGCCCGTAGGCTCGATGATCATCGACATCGGGGGCGGTACCACCGAAATTGCGGTAATCGCCTTGTCGGGTATCGTCTGCGACCAGTCCATCAAAACGGCCGGCGACGTCTTCAACCAAGATATTCTCGACTACATGCGCCGCCAGCACAACCTGCTGATCGGGGAGCGTTCGGCCGAGCGCATCAAGATTGAAGTAGGCGCGGCCCTCACCGAACTCGACGTGACGCCGCCCGACTTCGAGGTGCGCGGCCGCGACCTGATGACCGGCATTCCGAAGGTTATCAAGGTGACGTCGTCGGAAATTGCCATTGCCCTCGACAAGTCGGTGGCCAAGATTGAGGAAGCAGTACTGAAGGCGCTGGAGATTTCGCCGCCCGAGCTGTCGGCCGACATCTACGAAAACGGCATCCATCTGACTGGCGGCGGCGCCCTGCTGCGCGGCCTCGATAAGCGCCTGGCCGCCAAAACCAAGCTGCCGATTCACATTGCTGAAGACCCGCTTCGTGCCGTAGTGCGCGGCACCGGCGCGGCCATCAAAAACATCCAGGCCTTCCGCAGCGTGCTGCTGACTTAA
- a CDS encoding SAM-dependent methyltransferase codes for MNSNQPHTLPPDYFDAVYRANTDPWNFEASAYEHAKYADTLAALPAERLYESGFEVGCSLGVLTEMLAPRCRHLLSIDVAEVPLQRARQRCAHLAQVEFQRMALPADFPSDRQFDLVVLSEVGYYWALPDLERVATALLAALQPGGHLLLVHWTPPVHDYPLTGDEVHDFFLAQNGPNAPLTHVHGHRAEQYRLDLLRRN; via the coding sequence ATGAATTCCAATCAACCCCATACGCTACCGCCCGACTACTTCGACGCGGTATACCGCGCCAATACCGACCCGTGGAACTTCGAGGCCAGTGCCTACGAGCACGCCAAATACGCCGACACCCTGGCGGCACTGCCTGCGGAGCGGCTCTACGAAAGCGGGTTTGAGGTTGGCTGCTCATTGGGGGTACTTACCGAAATGCTGGCGCCCCGCTGCCGGCATCTGTTGTCGATTGATGTGGCGGAAGTTCCTTTACAGCGCGCCCGGCAGCGGTGCGCGCACTTGGCGCAGGTGGAATTTCAGCGGATGGCCCTGCCTGCCGACTTTCCATCGGACCGCCAGTTTGACCTGGTAGTGCTGTCGGAAGTCGGGTATTATTGGGCTTTGCCTGATCTGGAACGGGTAGCCACGGCGCTGCTGGCGGCACTGCAGCCGGGCGGGCATCTGCTGCTGGTACACTGGACGCCCCCCGTGCACGACTACCCACTGACCGGCGACGAGGTACACGACTTCTTTCTGGCTCAAAATGGCCCGAATGCCCCGCTGACGCACGTTCATGGGCACCGGGCAGAACAGTACCGCCTTGACCTGCTAAGACGAAACTAG
- the purH gene encoding bifunctional phosphoribosylaminoimidazolecarboxamide formyltransferase/IMP cyclohydrolase, with protein MSQPIRSALVSVYYKDRLEPLVALLKQHGVTIYSTGGTQQFIEEQGAEVTAVESLTGFPEVFGGRVKTLHPKVFGGILQRRHEAGDQQQASQHQIPPIDLVIVDLYPFEETVASGAAEADVIEKIDIGGISLLRAAAKNFRDVLVVSSRDQYAAVTELLTQKNCATDLDDRRHYAAAAFEATSHYDTQIFRYMAEGTELSAAALKVSEKPATALRYGENPHQAGTFYGDLNALFDQLHGKQLSYNNLVDVDAAVLLMQEFDAQGPAACAILKHTNACGIAQADTLHTAYLNALSCDPVSAFGGVIIVNKPVDAATAEELNKLFFEVLIAPEFEAEALPILQSKKNRILLRQKPVQFPAKQIKTLLNGVIEQDFDRQVEGAAEFRTVTESAPTTDEVAALEFALKVCKHTKSNTIVLARAGQLLASGVGQTSRVDALRQAIEKARSFGFELQGAVMASDAFFPFPDCVEIAGEAGIRAVVQPGGSIKDQDSIDACNRLGMAMVLTGVRHFKH; from the coding sequence ATGTCGCAGCCCATTCGCTCCGCTCTCGTTTCTGTATATTATAAAGACCGCCTCGAGCCGCTGGTAGCGCTGCTCAAGCAGCACGGCGTCACGATCTACTCCACCGGCGGTACGCAGCAGTTCATCGAGGAGCAGGGCGCCGAGGTAACGGCCGTGGAGAGCCTGACGGGCTTTCCGGAAGTGTTTGGCGGCCGCGTGAAAACGCTGCACCCCAAAGTATTCGGCGGCATTCTGCAGCGCCGCCACGAGGCCGGCGACCAGCAGCAGGCCAGCCAGCACCAGATTCCGCCCATCGACCTGGTGATTGTGGACTTGTACCCGTTCGAGGAAACCGTGGCTTCCGGCGCCGCCGAGGCCGACGTTATCGAGAAGATTGACATCGGGGGCATCTCGCTGCTGCGCGCCGCCGCCAAAAACTTCCGCGACGTGCTGGTGGTCAGCTCCCGCGACCAGTACGCGGCCGTAACCGAGCTGCTGACCCAGAAAAACTGCGCCACCGACCTCGACGACCGCCGCCACTACGCCGCCGCCGCCTTCGAGGCCACCTCGCACTACGACACCCAGATTTTCCGGTACATGGCCGAGGGTACGGAGCTGAGTGCAGCTGCCCTGAAAGTGAGCGAGAAGCCCGCCACCGCCCTGCGCTACGGCGAAAACCCCCACCAGGCCGGCACCTTCTACGGCGACCTGAACGCCCTCTTCGACCAGCTCCACGGCAAGCAGCTCAGCTACAACAACCTCGTGGACGTGGACGCCGCCGTCCTGCTCATGCAGGAGTTCGACGCCCAGGGCCCGGCGGCCTGCGCCATCCTCAAGCACACCAACGCTTGCGGCATCGCCCAGGCCGACACGCTGCACACGGCCTACCTCAACGCCCTCAGCTGCGACCCGGTGTCGGCGTTTGGCGGCGTTATCATCGTGAATAAGCCCGTGGATGCCGCTACGGCCGAGGAGCTGAACAAGCTGTTTTTTGAGGTGCTGATTGCGCCGGAGTTTGAGGCCGAGGCGCTGCCCATCCTGCAAAGCAAGAAAAACCGCATTCTGCTGCGCCAGAAGCCGGTGCAGTTCCCGGCCAAGCAAATCAAAACCTTGCTCAACGGCGTGATTGAGCAGGACTTCGACCGCCAAGTGGAGGGCGCCGCCGAGTTCCGCACCGTAACCGAGTCGGCGCCGACGACCGACGAGGTGGCGGCGCTGGAATTCGCCCTCAAAGTGTGCAAGCACACCAAGAGCAACACCATCGTGCTGGCGCGGGCCGGCCAGCTGCTGGCGTCCGGCGTCGGCCAGACCTCGCGCGTAGATGCCCTGCGCCAGGCCATCGAGAAGGCCCGCAGCTTCGGCTTCGAGCTGCAGGGCGCCGTCATGGCCTCCGACGCCTTCTTTCCCTTCCCCGACTGCGTGGAAATTGCCGGCGAGGCCGGCATCCGGGCGGTGGTGCAGCCCGGCGGCTCCATCAAAGACCAAGACAGCATCGACGCCTGCAACCGCCTAGGCATGGCCATGGTGCTCACCGGCGTGCGGCACTTCAAGCACTAG
- a CDS encoding glycosyltransferase, whose amino-acid sequence MCVIIPAKDEAGQLPETLAALAAQVDLQGLPLPYSSYEVLVLANNCLDHTADVVRAFAGSHPQMMVQVAEATLVAPEAHVGRARRLLMDEACHRLEQTAGPRGIIASTDADTRVAATWLAATQAEFAAGADAVGGRIYPEAASGEICVRRTHLLDARYRLLRARLEALLDPDPADGWPRHHQHFGASLALSVAAYRQVGGLPIVPYLEDEALWQALRRHDLRLRHSTKVCVSTSSRHQGRVEVGLSWQLREWASLLQQQQEPLVESGASLLANWQARRELRQLWAHAHSAPARRPSCVQLAAALSVPAGALAQQVVVASSFGVLWEWVERHRARWRRQRLVPLSQAIFELRQLVEHYGPAAESSASRLPVATYLR is encoded by the coding sequence GTGTGCGTCATTATCCCGGCCAAGGATGAGGCCGGCCAATTGCCCGAAACGCTGGCCGCCCTAGCCGCTCAGGTGGATCTGCAGGGCCTGCCCCTGCCATACAGCAGCTATGAGGTGCTGGTACTGGCCAATAACTGCCTCGACCACACTGCCGATGTGGTACGCGCCTTTGCCGGCTCTCATCCGCAGATGATGGTGCAGGTAGCGGAAGCCACATTAGTGGCGCCGGAGGCCCACGTAGGCCGGGCCCGGCGGCTACTCATGGATGAAGCCTGCCACCGGCTTGAGCAAACGGCCGGCCCGCGGGGCATCATTGCCAGCACCGACGCCGACACGCGCGTGGCGGCAACCTGGCTGGCCGCCACGCAGGCAGAATTCGCCGCCGGCGCCGATGCCGTGGGTGGCCGAATTTATCCGGAAGCCGCTTCCGGGGAAATCTGCGTGCGGCGCACCCACCTGCTTGATGCCCGCTACCGCCTGCTCCGGGCCCGCCTCGAAGCCCTGCTCGACCCCGACCCGGCCGATGGATGGCCGCGCCATCATCAGCACTTTGGGGCCAGCTTGGCCCTAAGCGTGGCTGCCTATCGCCAGGTTGGCGGGCTGCCCATCGTACCTTATCTGGAAGACGAAGCGCTGTGGCAGGCCTTGCGCCGCCACGACCTACGCCTACGGCATAGCACCAAAGTGTGTGTCAGCACGTCTAGCCGCCACCAGGGGAGGGTAGAGGTCGGTTTGTCGTGGCAGTTGCGGGAATGGGCCAGCCTGCTTCAGCAACAGCAGGAGCCTTTGGTGGAAAGCGGAGCCAGCCTGCTAGCCAACTGGCAGGCGCGCCGGGAACTGCGGCAACTGTGGGCTCACGCTCACTCGGCGCCTGCGCGGCGGCCTTCCTGCGTGCAACTGGCGGCTGCACTGAGTGTGCCCGCTGGCGCGCTGGCGCAGCAGGTAGTTGTAGCCAGTTCGTTTGGGGTACTCTGGGAATGGGTGGAGCGCCATCGGGCCCGGTGGCGGCGTCAGCGGTTGGTGCCACTTTCCCAAGCCATTTTCGAGCTTCGGCAGTTGGTAGAACACTACGGGCCGGCAGCAGAAAGTTCAGCGTCGCGGCTGCCAGTTGCCACGTATCTGCGCTAG
- a CDS encoding PIG-L deacetylase family protein — protein MSDAKPLDFHTLPLKPASYAASLGSTAVIAPHPDDESLGCGGLLALLARAGLPVWCVLVSDGTMSHPNSRKFPAPQRQAIREQELRAALAELGVGPQMLLPLGLPDGAVPTPDTPAGAAAVQRLTAFFRRTRPATVLVPWRRDPHPDHRSTSLLVRTALDELAQPPRLIEYLVWAWERATPADLPQSGEATGWRLDIESVLTQKTQAIAEHRSQLAPGVFNDDPTGFLLAESMLAHFRQPYEAYVEAAG, from the coding sequence ATGTCTGACGCGAAACCTCTGGATTTCCACACGCTGCCCCTCAAGCCCGCTAGTTACGCGGCTTCCCTGGGGTCTACGGCCGTCATAGCTCCGCACCCCGACGACGAAAGCCTGGGCTGCGGCGGTCTGCTGGCGCTGCTGGCCCGCGCCGGGTTGCCGGTATGGTGCGTGCTGGTCAGCGACGGCACGATGTCGCACCCGAACTCCCGGAAATTTCCGGCGCCGCAGCGGCAGGCCATTCGGGAGCAGGAGCTGCGGGCCGCCCTGGCCGAGCTGGGCGTGGGCCCGCAGATGCTACTGCCGCTGGGGTTGCCCGATGGGGCCGTACCTACTCCCGACACGCCTGCCGGCGCGGCAGCCGTGCAGCGGCTGACTGCCTTTTTCCGGCGCACCCGGCCGGCTACGGTGCTGGTGCCCTGGCGCCGCGACCCGCACCCCGACCACCGATCCACTAGCCTGCTAGTGCGCACTGCGCTGGACGAACTCGCGCAGCCGCCCCGGCTGATCGAATACCTGGTGTGGGCCTGGGAGCGCGCCACGCCGGCCGATTTGCCTCAATCCGGTGAAGCCACTGGCTGGCGCCTCGACATTGAATCAGTATTGACGCAGAAAACCCAGGCCATTGCTGAACACCGGTCCCAGCTGGCACCGGGCGTTTTTAATGACGACCCGACGGGATTTTTATTGGCCGAAAGTATGCTCGCGCATTTTCGGCAACCGTATGAAGCCTATGTAGAAGCAGCCGGCTAG
- the rodA gene encoding rod shape-determining protein RodA, with protein MSASPARYSRSIDWVTVGIYALMVLLGWVSVYAASYSPDAPTDGSLFGNLSFQQLMVFDWFKQILWIGTAVVLIVVLVVIDYKAYDTFAFVLYGGMILLLIVTPFIARPIGGSRSWLELGPMRLQPAEFAKFVTALAVSRYMASINLRQQNFRDQAVLAGLTLLPPLLILAANETGQALVFAAFLLAYFREGMSPLILVILAAAAIILILALLVPKLWLVGFFTVVLGAVLAFNSKVLRHHLPVTISVWAVVIGMVFGVDFFFNNVLQPHQRKRIEVLINPSADPLGVGWNVTQSKIAIGSGGLAGKGFLQGTQTKFDFVPAQSTDFIFCTIGEEWGWLGTTTVIVLFMALLGRIVYVAERQKSVFGRTYGYCVASIFFFHFAINVGMTIGLAPVVGIPLPLFSYGGSSLWSFTVLLFILLGIDAYRKQDLERY; from the coding sequence ATGTCCGCCTCCCCCGCCAGATATTCACGCAGCATCGATTGGGTTACCGTCGGGATTTATGCCCTGATGGTGCTGCTGGGCTGGGTGAGCGTGTACGCGGCCAGCTACTCGCCCGACGCGCCTACCGACGGCAGCCTGTTCGGCAACCTCAGCTTTCAGCAGCTGATGGTGTTCGACTGGTTCAAGCAGATTCTGTGGATCGGGACGGCCGTGGTGCTGATTGTGGTGCTCGTGGTCATCGACTACAAGGCCTACGACACGTTTGCGTTTGTGCTCTACGGCGGCATGATTCTGCTGCTCATTGTCACACCCTTTATTGCCCGGCCCATTGGCGGGTCGCGCTCTTGGCTGGAGCTGGGCCCGATGCGGTTGCAGCCGGCCGAGTTTGCCAAGTTCGTGACGGCGCTGGCCGTGTCGAGGTATATGGCCAGTATCAACCTGCGCCAGCAGAACTTCCGCGACCAAGCCGTGCTGGCCGGCCTCACGCTGCTGCCGCCGCTCCTGATTCTGGCGGCCAACGAAACCGGGCAGGCGCTGGTGTTTGCCGCCTTCCTGCTGGCCTACTTCCGCGAGGGTATGTCGCCGCTGATTCTGGTGATTCTGGCCGCCGCCGCCATCATCCTGATTCTGGCGCTGCTGGTGCCCAAGCTGTGGCTGGTGGGCTTTTTTACGGTGGTGCTGGGCGCGGTGCTGGCCTTCAATAGCAAGGTGCTGCGCCACCACCTGCCCGTGACGATCAGCGTGTGGGCGGTGGTGATTGGGATGGTGTTCGGGGTGGATTTCTTCTTCAACAACGTGCTGCAGCCCCACCAGCGCAAGCGTATCGAGGTGCTCATCAACCCCTCAGCCGACCCGCTGGGCGTGGGCTGGAACGTCACGCAAAGCAAGATTGCCATCGGCTCGGGTGGGCTGGCCGGCAAGGGCTTCCTGCAGGGCACCCAAACCAAGTTCGACTTTGTGCCGGCGCAAAGCACCGACTTTATCTTCTGCACCATCGGTGAGGAATGGGGCTGGCTGGGCACGACTACGGTTATCGTGCTCTTTATGGCCCTGCTGGGGCGCATTGTGTACGTGGCGGAGCGCCAGAAATCGGTATTCGGGCGCACCTACGGCTACTGCGTGGCCAGCATCTTCTTCTTCCACTTCGCCATCAACGTGGGCATGACCATCGGGCTGGCGCCGGTGGTGGGTATTCCGCTGCCGCTGTTCAGCTACGGCGGCTCCTCGCTGTGGTCATTCACGGTGCTGCTCTTCATCCTGCTGGGCATCGACGCCTACCGCAAGCAGGATTTGGAGCGGTACTAA
- a CDS encoding acyl-CoA dehydrogenase — MFSDSFTSPPQPMPTAPAPEAAAAALAPRLLAQAPASDQPGGFPIQEFGWLREAGLLRAPLPASLGGTGLAEPTQTLPLLRVLRHIGWGNLAVGRVYEGHVNALQLMQRFGRPGQVAAWAADAAAGHLFGVWNTEAHDGVKLEPLPDGRYRLRGSKTFASGAGHVTRPLLTAGLPDGGWQMLILPADTQQPALDASFWRPLGMRASASFRADFTGLEIGPEDLLGEPGSYYQQPAFSGGAIRFAAVQLGGAEAVFDETRRFLQQLGRTDDPYQRQRLGEMSVLIESGNLWLRGAADHATRPTAEADPEATVAYANMMRTAVEEICLRVLQLAERCVGARGLLQPEPFERLHRDLTHYLRQPAPDAAQADAGRFVLSRPEPAYQLWNV, encoded by the coding sequence ATGTTTTCTGATTCCTTCACCAGCCCTCCGCAACCGATGCCCACGGCACCGGCCCCTGAAGCAGCTGCCGCCGCCTTGGCGCCCCGCCTGTTGGCCCAGGCCCCAGCCTCCGACCAGCCGGGCGGCTTCCCCATCCAGGAGTTCGGGTGGCTGCGCGAAGCCGGCCTGCTGCGCGCGCCGCTGCCTGCCAGTCTGGGTGGCACTGGCCTCGCCGAGCCCACCCAGACGCTGCCACTGCTACGGGTACTGCGCCACATCGGGTGGGGCAACCTGGCCGTGGGGCGCGTGTATGAAGGACATGTCAATGCCTTGCAGCTCATGCAGCGCTTCGGCCGGCCCGGGCAGGTAGCCGCCTGGGCCGCCGATGCGGCGGCCGGCCACCTGTTTGGCGTCTGGAACACGGAGGCGCACGATGGCGTGAAGCTGGAACCACTGCCCGACGGCCGCTACCGACTGCGGGGCAGCAAAACCTTTGCCTCAGGTGCGGGCCACGTTACGCGGCCACTGCTGACGGCAGGCCTGCCCGATGGCGGCTGGCAGATGCTGATTTTGCCGGCCGACACTCAGCAGCCGGCCCTGGATGCCAGCTTCTGGCGCCCGCTGGGCATGCGCGCCTCGGCCAGTTTCCGCGCCGACTTCACCGGGCTGGAAATCGGGCCGGAAGACTTGCTGGGTGAGCCCGGCTCATACTATCAGCAACCAGCCTTCAGCGGCGGTGCCATTCGGTTTGCGGCGGTGCAGCTGGGTGGGGCGGAGGCTGTGTTCGACGAAACCCGGCGCTTTCTGCAGCAGCTGGGCCGCACCGACGACCCGTATCAGCGCCAGCGCCTCGGTGAGATGAGCGTGCTGATTGAGTCGGGCAATCTGTGGCTGCGCGGGGCCGCCGACCACGCTACGCGCCCCACCGCCGAAGCCGATCCGGAGGCTACAGTAGCGTATGCCAACATGATGCGGACAGCCGTGGAGGAAATCTGCCTGCGCGTGCTGCAGCTGGCCGAACGTTGCGTAGGGGCCCGTGGCCTACTGCAGCCCGAGCCCTTCGAGCGCCTGCACCGCGACCTGACCCACTACCTGCGCCAGCCCGCCCCCGACGCGGCCCAGGCCGATGCCGGCCGCTTCGTACTGAGCCGGCCTGAACCTGCTTACCAACTGTGGAATGTCTGA
- the mreC gene encoding rod shape-determining protein MreC yields the protein MRNLFAFLFRYRGMLVFALLEVASLYLLIRNSTYQRAAFFNSANAYVGQVLDTRTQIYDYFRLVSINQGLVQENAALRQQLYLADVGRREARRLPVQQDSASQARLAGLAYPDSLLLGLRPLPTRNPDYPLIPARVLNNTLRRVDNYLTLNVGTRQGLRPGMGVLAAAGIVGRVKVVSENYATVTSLLHSKTFISAKILRDNTFGSIRWLGDDPTHALLDNIPRQNKLVRGDTIVTSGYNAVFPEGVLVGTIDGFVKEPDKNFWTVRVRLAVNFANLTYVYVVNPRPKAERDTLELKAGMKPEGEEQP from the coding sequence ATGCGTAATCTGTTCGCCTTTCTGTTTCGCTACCGGGGGATGCTCGTGTTTGCGTTGCTGGAGGTGGCCAGTTTGTACTTGCTGATTCGCAACAGCACCTACCAGCGGGCGGCGTTCTTCAACTCGGCCAATGCCTACGTGGGGCAGGTACTCGACACCCGGACGCAGATTTACGATTACTTCCGGCTGGTGAGCATCAACCAGGGCTTGGTGCAGGAAAACGCCGCGCTGCGCCAGCAGCTGTACCTGGCCGACGTGGGCCGCCGCGAGGCGCGCCGCCTGCCCGTGCAGCAGGACAGCGCCTCGCAGGCTCGCCTGGCTGGCCTCGCCTACCCCGACTCGCTGCTGCTGGGGCTGCGCCCGCTGCCCACCCGCAACCCCGACTACCCGCTGATTCCGGCCCGGGTGCTCAACAACACCTTGCGCCGCGTGGATAACTACCTGACCCTGAATGTGGGCACCCGGCAGGGGCTGCGGCCGGGTATGGGCGTGCTGGCCGCGGCCGGCATTGTGGGCCGGGTGAAGGTGGTGAGTGAAAACTACGCTACGGTGACCTCGCTGCTGCACTCCAAAACCTTCATTTCGGCCAAGATTCTGCGCGACAACACGTTCGGCAGCATCCGCTGGCTCGGCGACGACCCCACGCACGCGCTGCTCGACAACATTCCGCGCCAGAACAAGCTGGTGCGCGGCGACACCATTGTGACGTCGGGCTACAACGCGGTGTTCCCGGAAGGTGTGCTGGTGGGCACCATCGACGGGTTTGTGAAGGAGCCCGATAAGAACTTCTGGACGGTGCGGGTGCGGCTGGCCGTCAATTTCGCCAACTTAACCTACGTGTACGTGGTGAACCCAAGGCCCAAGGCCGAGCGGGATACGCTGGAGCTGAAAGCGGGCATGAAGCCGGAAGGGGAGGAGCAGCCATGA